A region of the Geitlerinema sp. PCC 9228 genome:
CTCGATTTCAACCCCTTTTGCAACAAGCCAAGCAACAAGGAACCGTCATCCAAAAAACCGATCCCCAACATTTAAACCGCCTCAGCCAAGGGGGAAACCATCAAGGGATTGTGGCGCAAATGGCTGCCTACCAATATCAAGATTTAGAAGACTTGGTGGCTGCCGCCAAAGCCGCTACGGATTTTCCAGTCTTAATCGCTGCCGACGGCATTACCGATCCCCACAATTTAGGCGCTATTATTCGCACCGCCGAAGCTTTCCGAACCCAAGGTGTGGTGATTCCTCAACGGCGTTCCGCATCGGTTTGTGCAACAGTACCTCACCATACGCGCTCCCATAACTGGTACAGTTTTAGCAGACGGCAACTTGGATTTGCGAGAAGGAGATTTAATCGAACCCAACGCTTCCCAACCCACCGCTTTGATGACAATCGCCAACCTCCAACAACTGGTCGCCAACGTCAAAATTCGCCAAGAAGATATCCAATTTGTGGAAGCAGGCAAATCCGTTAGCTTCCGTTCCAAACAAGATAAACTCGATCCCTACCCCGCCGAAGTTCACGCCATCGGCAAAGAAGTCACCACCGACCAAGAAACCAAAAAGCGAGTCATCCCCGTACAGGTCAT
Encoded here:
- a CDS encoding HlyD family secretion protein, producing MQQYLTIRAPITGTVLADGNLDLREGDLIEPNASQPTALMTIANLQQLVANVKIRQEDIQFVEAGKSVSFRSKQDKLDPYPAEVHAIGKEVTTDQETKKRVIPVQVIVDNPQGEDRLRPGGTGYAKIHSQDMFLYQRLGQELVRLLPARLFPSGNMNDKQNPSES